Below is a window of Impatiens glandulifera chromosome 2, dImpGla2.1, whole genome shotgun sequence DNA.
GCTTCAATGGTATTAGTCCTATGCACTATCAATATGCTTTATAGCATTATTTCCCCCTAAACCTCATGTTTTAATTATGTCATCAAGCTAGTCGGTGTACACATTTACAGGGGCGTATTTTGTCTTTAGAAAATGTTAAAAGtaccattttcttttctttttgtcCAATCAGTTCAACTTGTGAAGCATAATTCAAAACTCAAATGAGTCATAGGTCCCTAAATGCATGTGGATAGGAGCTATAGATACATTGAAGGTAACTATAGCCTATTAGCGTGTTTTTTTCTATGATTTATCGATGGGACACGATCTCCCCAACTAGCCACACGATGGCCTAGTCGCATTCCAATTTGATTGTCCCAGTTTTTTAGTATCTTGTCCCCATATGGTCGGATGTGAAGCATTCTCTCTTATGGACTATCTCTTCTCAAACTTGTCTTGGAAAGATTTTGatgcttattttaattttctctcaATGTTTTCAGGTACAAGTTTACATTGTTTAATGAGCTGTACTTCTTGGTTGCTGGTGGCACTGTTTGGATAGGTACCACGACTTCAAATATTATGCTTGTACATCTATGCTTAATAACCATCATCCTCTTGGCCAGTAACAATAATTAGGAGAAAAAGAACAGGGTAGAAGGAAGGATAGCAATAATGAATGGGTTGATGATAAACAAAGGACATAACTATGGATTCCTAATACTTTCATGTTTATATATTGATGAACTCCAGTAAAAGTATACATGACAATTCAACTTGGagatttattaatgttttgattCATTATTACATCATACTCATAGAATATATACTAATAACATATGACAGTATAAATGTTTCTAGGAAAATTATTAACAGAAACATATCGAACATGGAGTCTATAAATCTAATGAACTGATCATACTCAAACAATAAGGAACATTAACTTGACTCCGTTTTCATTTTCTATAATTCTGGCCtagatatacaaatatttattactgTTAACTTATTTGTATGTGAAAATCGACTGTTTTTTTTTCTGAACAGACTCGGACTTCCGAGCTGCAAATGCAGAAACCGATAGTTCTTCAAAAAAAGCGAACAATGGGACTGCTATTGCAAATGGAGAAAAGGGGTCGGAGAGTGGCAGTGTTAACACAGATGATGATAGTACTGATGAATTTTCCATTAGAGGTTATTCGGGCGAAAATAGAACAACGTTTGGAAATCCCAAacaacctcataagctactgAATCTAGAGAATGACAACAATGATGTTGGCAGGTTTTTATACCTAGAAGGTGTAGAATACATCATGTGGTGTACCTATGATGTGCACTTCTACGCATCTTACGCTCTTCTCATGTTGTTCCCGAATATCGAACTCAATATTCAGCGCGAATTTGCAAACTCTGTTCTTTGCGAGGACGGTAGGAAAATGAAGTTCTTAGCGGATGGAAACTGGGGAATTCGTAAAGCTAGAGGAGCGGTTCCTCACGATTTGGGAACACATGATCCATGGCACGAAATGAACGCTTACAATATTCACGATACGAGTAGATGGAAAGATCTGAATCCAAAATTCGTCCTTCAAGTGTATCGTGATTTCTCAGCCACGGGCGATTTATCTTTTGGAGCTGATGTTTGGCCTTCTGTCTGCGCTGCGATCGAGTATATGGATCAATTCGATAGGGATAACGACGGGCTAATTGAAAATGACGGTTTCCCAGATCAAACTTACGATACTTGGACAGTTCATGGTGTGAGTGCTTACTGTGGCTGTTTGTGGATTGCAGCTCTTCAAGCTGCTGCTGCAATGGCGGTTCAACTGGGCGATAAGGCTTTTGCCGAAAGATGTAAaagaaagtttttgaaagcGAAAGAAGCCTTTGAGAGGAAGCTATGGAATggttcttattttaattatgatagTGGATCTAGTAGTAATAGTAAGTCTATACAAGCTGATCAGTTGGCAGGGCAATGGTATACAGCTTCGTCTGGCTTACCTAACTTATTTGATGATGATAAAATCCAAAGTACTCTTCGGAAAATCTTTGATTTCAATGTTATGAAAGTTAAGGGTGGTCGAATGGGGGCTGTAAACGGGATGTTTCCTAATGGAAAAGTGGATGATACGTGCATGCAATCACGCGAAATATGGACCGGAGTTACTTATGGTGTAGCAGCTACTATGATCCTGGCTGGAATGGAGGAACAGGCTTTCAAAACTGCTGAAGGAATATTTCTTGCAGGCTGGTCAGAGGAAGGATATGGGTAAggaagatttattttttaatttactttgtTGGAATGATTcgttctttattttttttctgaaaagGAAATTCTTTTCACTCAAATTGGCACTAATAACGTTTCTAAAACACtcgagcttgtttgatgtagggttatTTAAAGATTATGAAATCaaattattgtttgatgaaaaagtgggttttttagtattatttgagttaattttagttgataaattaagtgatttgatggtgttgatcaaacaagctcttgggAAAGAAAAAAACAGTTACTTCTAGTTGCATCCAGTGTCTTTATACTTCCAACACTTTCcttcttcatttttcaaatcatCATAATTTTTTACTGATAGAATATCACATTCATTGCATAATGACTCATTTTGGAACGAGTATGTTGATTTTCCCTAGATTCTGCTTTTGAACAACTTGTTTGTTACTTGTATAGATATGCTTTTCAAACACCGGAGGGTTGGACAACTGATGGACACTTCCGGTCCCTGATATACATGCGACCACTTTCGATTTGGTCCATGCAGTGGGCTTTATCACGGCCCAAGACTGTTCTTCAGGCTCCAGAGGTGAATTTCATGGACAGAATTAACGCTTCCTGGTACTATAATACCACAAGATATTATCAAAAAGAAGATAATCGAGTTAGGAAGATAACAGACAAGGCTAAGTGTTTAGGTAATTCTGTTTTCAGCTGTGCCCATTGACTTGTTTCTACTTGTATCTTGAGGATCCCCATCCAACTTGTTTGTATCTCTGATTATTGTATGgttaatgttattgtttttgtttgctTTTTTTTTGTACGTTTTTGATCTTCTGTTGCAGAAAAGAAACTGATTACAATGTCTAAGTAAGCAATTAATGGTTCTCCAAATGTTAATGTAGATAAAGAGAGTAGCTAGTGCCGGAGTTCCTTCGAGTTTGCGCGGCTCTTTTTTTGTTTCAAATGTTCAAATGTAAATAATAGTCTAAAATACTTGTGTTTTTGTTTGGAAATGTATTTCCAAATGattgtttttttagtattttgggatataaaagtttattatgTCATTGTCTTTTGATTAATTGACATTCACTTaaagaaaatatcaaattttcaaatgtaattgatgtttaattttaattaacaaaatacattgaaaaaaaaatcatgttttgtTTAATTCAACATCATGGTGTTTATTTTATACAGCCTGAATCAAAATTGGtcaatttatttcttaataatagtaatgtcatattatattttatacaaatgtAACTGTTTTAAGCTTTATCGGATTGCTTGTGCTATACtgtgattattttaaataaaaatgtttttaatttttattttgtatgatcTT
It encodes the following:
- the LOC124927575 gene encoding non-lysosomal glucosylceramidase, translated to MVSGPIFHCKKNSWPPEEYVTRLTLQLFDFDSAAPPEHAWRRKLNSHATILKEFSVTFVEAIKMVRLGIRMWSYIREEASHGRTAPINPFNRESSSASQGVPLGGMGSGSISRGFRGEFKHWQIVPGTCEASPVMANQFSIFVSRGGNKNYASVLSPGRHEGIGKSCDEGISSWGWNLSGQHSTYHALFPRAWTIYDGEPDPELKISCRQISPFIPHNYRESSLPAAVFVYTLVNTGKERAKVSLLFTWANSIGGVSHLSGDHVNEPFIGEDGIAGVLLHHRTAKDIPPVTFAIAACETQNVNVTVLPCFRLSEGSGVTAKDMWEKMVQDGQFDRENFNVGASTPSSPGDTLCAAVSASTWVEPHGKCTVSFALAWSSPKVKFLKGKSYHRRYTKFYGTSERAASDLVHDALTNYKRWEEEIENWQAPVLSDDRLPEWYKFTLFNELYFLVAGGTVWIDSDFRAANAETDSSSKKANNGTAIANGEKGSESGSVNTDDDSTDEFSIRGYSGENRTTFGNPKQPHKLLNLENDNNDVGRFLYLEGVEYIMWCTYDVHFYASYALLMLFPNIELNIQREFANSVLCEDGRKMKFLADGNWGIRKARGAVPHDLGTHDPWHEMNAYNIHDTSRWKDLNPKFVLQVYRDFSATGDLSFGADVWPSVCAAIEYMDQFDRDNDGLIENDGFPDQTYDTWTVHGVSAYCGCLWIAALQAAAAMAVQLGDKAFAERCKRKFLKAKEAFERKLWNGSYFNYDSGSSSNSKSIQADQLAGQWYTASSGLPNLFDDDKIQSTLRKIFDFNVMKVKGGRMGAVNGMFPNGKVDDTCMQSREIWTGVTYGVAATMILAGMEEQAFKTAEGIFLAGWSEEGYGYAFQTPEGWTTDGHFRSLIYMRPLSIWSMQWALSRPKTVLQAPEVNFMDRINASWYYNTTRYYQKEDNRVRKITDKAKCLGNSVFSCAH